GGCATTTTTTGAACAGGCTTCTCTGAGGCAGCAGAATTTCGAGCTTAAGTACATCGTTTACAAGGACCTCAAAGAAAGAGGATATTATGTCCAGCCCTCATCCGCGGATTTCAGGGTGTACCCTCGAGGCAGCCACCCGGGAAAAAGCGCAGCAAAAATTTTTGTTCACGTCCTTTCCGAAAGGCAGCCCCTTTCTGTAAAACTTTTGCAGGAATCCGTCGCTTCTGCAGAAAATGTCCACAAGCAGTTCATCCTGGCTGTTGTGGACGAAGAAAGTGACCTCACCTTTTACGAAATCAAATCCGCTTCTCCCAAAGGGGAAATGCCTGAGCCCTTCCCTGCAGTCAAAGCCGATGCAACTTTCCTTGAAGACAGGGTAATAGCCTGGGATGCAGAAGCCTCCGGGGCACTTTATTCCAGGGGCTTTTACGGGAAAATGCTTGATCCTGAAAGGCTGCAGCTTTCGCTGGTCGAGTCCCTCTACCTTTTTTCGAGAGGGGTTATAGTCGTCCGGGACAGGAAAGGAAAAATCTTCTCATTCGAAGAGTTTGTTGAAAAAGCTTCGGAAATCGAAGGCTCTTTCCTGCGCAAATACAGCGCATATAAAGCCCTCAGGGACTCCGGGCATGTGGTTAAGACAGGATTTAAGTTCGGGACACATTTCAGAGTCTACAGGAAAGTCGAATCAATAGAAAAAATTCCCCACTCAGAATACCTTGTGAACGTTATCCCTGCAGATTATGAGTTCAGGCTTCCGGTCATGTCCGGGGCTGTAAGGCTTGCAAACAGCGTAAGAAAAAGAATGCTTTTTGCGGTCGAGAAAGGGGAAGAAGTCGAGTACCTTGATATAGGCAGGGTCAAAATGTAATTCCGTTTGATTCTATTGATCTCATATTGCTTCTGTATTATTTCTTAAAGAACGAATGTGTTTTATTGACTTTACTTCTGGCTTGTTACGTTTTCATCCCGTAAAGAGGGTGAAGTATAAAAATGTGGGATATTATTGCAGTGGACATTTCAGGAAGGCACAGGATAAAAGGCGGCTACTACATGGTCTGTGCAGCAGCAGCTCTCACTGTTTCTGCTGACCACATAGAAAAGGTAAAACAGGTAAAAATTCTTCCAGTCTGGCTTAAAAAAGCTCCAGGTCTCCTTGATATTGTCCAGTTAATTGAGGATACGGCTGACCAGCTTTCCTTTGAGGGCACGATTGTGGCAGAAAAAGGGGATATGTATAACCAGCCCCTCTGGGTGCCTGAAAGCATGTTTTCGCAGGCATTTAAGTACCAGGAGTCCATGGCTGAGAGGAGAGCTATCGAGCTTGCCCACCACATCTCTCTGAGTGCGCGAAATTTACTTATTAAAGAACTCAACATCGAGGCGTAAAAATTCCAGCAGATAAGAAAACAGAGGCTGAAAGCCGGGTAATTTTAGTAAAAAGGACAAACCCGCGGGCTGACCCAGAACGCAGTGAATACCTCTTTGAGGAACTGAAAGAGCTTGCAAGAGCCGCAGGCTATATCCCTGTCGGTGAGCTTACCCAGACAAGGTTTCCTGACTCAAGGTACCAGCTCGGGAAAGGAAAGATAGAGGAACTTGCCGAACTTGTGAGGCAGAAGAGAGCCGGAAAGGTAATTTTCTATAACAGACTTTCCACAATTCAGCTTTTCAATATCTCGGAAATCTGCGGGTGCCAGGTAATGGACAAATTCCAGCTTATCCTGGAGATTTTTGCAAAAAGAGCTACTACACGCCGTTCCAAACTTCAGGTTGAACTTGCCAGGCTGAAATATGAAATTCCAAGAGCGCGAGCTATTGTTTCCCTTGTGAAAAAAGAGGAAAGAGCAGGTTTTATGGGGCTTGGGGACTATGAAGACGCCTACGAGCAGGACCTGAAGAAAAGGATAGCCAGGATCGAAGATGAACTCGAGTCTGCAGGAAAAGATGACGAGTCTCTCCGGGCTTTTCGGCACAGGAAAGGCTTTTCCCTTGTCGCTCTTGCAGGTTACACCAATGCCGGAAAAAGCACACTTTTCAATGCGATTGTTAATGAAAGCGTTGAAGCCAGGAACATGCTTTTTACAACCCTTGTTCCTACAACCAGGGCGCTTGACCTGGGAGGAAGAAAAGCACTTTTGACGGATACCGTGGGATTTATAGAGGAGCTTCCTCACTGGCTTGTCGATGCATTCAAGTCGACCCTTGATGAAATCTTTCTTTCCGACCTCATCTTGCTGGTGGTTGATGCAGGTGAAAAACCCGAAACAATCCTGCAAAAGCTCTCCACGTCCCACGACACTCTCTGGGACCGCATACAGGGAGTTCCGATAATCACAGTGCTTAACAAAATCGACCTGCTTGAAGAAGCCCAGCTTGAAGCTCTTATGGAAGAAATTGGCTATATGGCTCCCAATCCTGTATTTGTTTCCGCAAAAAAGAAGATCGGAATGCAGGAGTTAAAAGATGAAATAATCAAACATCTGCCTGCCTGGTCTTTCTATTCTTTTTCTCTCCCCAATTCGGAAAAAGGGATGTCAGTCCTCTCCTGGCTCTACGATGAAGGCATTGTGCACAGGGTCGAGTACGGAGAAAGGATTTCAGTGGATTATGAAGCCAGAGAAGACATAATTAACAGGATAAAATCTCTGGAACTTAATCCTGATGAGCAGGGTTAAATTTGTTTTTAATTCCCTTTCAGGCAGCACGGAATTATGATAAACTTTTCCAATTATATAACCTACTCTCGGCAGGTAAACATATAGATTAATATTATTAATTTTATATCTCTTTCCTGGTCTTCCCATGTCAGAGAAAAACAGTAGTAGAAGAGTTGAATCTTCCTTAAAACGTACAAGGTTCTTAGGTCACCTTGGTCTCATGGCTGGAGTTTTCAGAGAACTTGAAGTTGACAAACTGATCGATGAGAAACTTCCCAAGGAAAGGGATCACAATGTTCCTCACTCAGTTTGCATCCTTGCCATGGTACTCAATGGTCTTGGTTTCATAGGGCAACGTCTGTACCTTTTTCCTGATTTTTTCAAAAACATTTCTACTGAAAGGCTTTTCGGAGACAATGTAACAAGAGAAGACCTGAATCAATATGCTATCGGAGAGACTCTTGATAGAATCGTAAAATATGGCCCTACAAAACTGTTTACGGAAATTGCTCTTCACATTATGGCTCGTCTACCTATTCCTGTTCACTGTTTACACGCTGACACTACAAGTGTCAGCGTTTATGGGGATTATGAAGACGAAGAAACTGAGTCTATTGATATTACTTTTGGAATTCCCAAAAACGGAAGATGGGACCTCAAACAATTTGTACTGAGCTTGATTGTTAATCAGCATGGCATACCTCTTTTCATGAACACCCATTCAGGAAATGCTTCCGACAAAAACACAATTCTGGAAGCTATCAACTCTCTTAAATCAGTTCTAAGGCCTGAAAGCAAAGTGTACTATGTCGCTGATAGTTCCTTTTACACAGACAATAATATCAAGAACATAGGAACGTCATTCTGGATCAGTCGCGTTCCTGCAACAATTACCGAGGCAAAGGAACTGTTAGCTGCAAATCTGAACCTGAAAACGCTAAAAAGCGACGAAAGATACTCATTTTATCAAACCTTTGTGGAATATGGTGGAGTTAAACAAAAGTGGGTTTTGCTGCTTTCTCACAAGATGAAAGAGAAAAAAGAGCAAACTCTCAGAACAAAGCTTGACAAAGAGTTTGAAAAAGCAGAGAAGTCTTTTAAAAAGCTGAAAGGAGAGGACTTCTTCTGTGAAGATGATGCATTAAAAGCCGCAGAGAAATGGATTCAAGATTTCCCCTCAATTGTGTTTGAAAATGTTGATTTGAAAGCCATTAAAAAACGTGAATCGGGTAAAAGAGGCAGACCTTCAAAAGATGAGAAATTAAAGACTTATTACAGGATTGATGGCAGTTTAAAGACTAATGAAGCTTTTGTTTTGAAAGAAATGGAGAAAATGGGACTTTTCATTCTTGCAAGTAATGATATCAGTATTTCTCCTGAAGATATGCTGAAGTATTACAAAGGACAGGACAATGTAGAAAAAGGATTCAGGTTCTTGAAAAGTGATACGTTTAGCATATCGAAAGTTTACCTCAAGAAAAAATCCCGAATTGAAGCACTGACTATGATAATGGTTCTCTGCTTAATGATTTATTCAATTGCAGAATGGAAATTAAGAACAAAGTTAGAAGAAGAAAATGAAACGGTTCCAGATCAAAAAGGGAAGTCAACAAAAAGACCTACAATGAGATGGATATTTTTCAATTTCCAGGGAATTACAGAACTTAGGATTCAGAAACAAGGAGAAATAGAGTCCGAAATATTGAATATGGAGGATATTCACTGGAAGATACTGAGGCTCATGGGAGAAAAATATGAAAATATCTATCTCTAATTACGTCAACCTGCCGAATGTAGGATATAAAAATCATTGGCATATTAAACTTATGTTTGCCAATATTTTTCTTCTCAGAAAGTTTTTTGCATAATTTGAATATTGTTCGTATGTCTACGAAAGACATTTATACCCAAAAGTCGTTTGTTTATTTGCGAACGGGTGTCTACTGAAGATATCAGACCCTCCTAATATCCTAAACTACCCCTACACCAGATTTTTTAAAATAAGTGTGCCCGTTCGTGATTCCTCCTTTTGCCTCTTATCTGATTTTTGCTTAAATCTTAATTTATTCGTATTCAATCGAAATGCTTTTATTTTATCCTGCCGTCACTATAAAATGCGGGAAGATTTCTCTTTCTGGAGGTAGCGCCTCTTTTCTTTAAAGTGTGAACCCGGTATCCTGAAATCCTGCCGCAGTTAGTTGACTTTTTTCAAACTATTTTTTTCAAAGTATTTTTTTCATACTATTTTCCTATTATTTTACCACTTTTTTCCTGTTCTATTATAAGCAGGAGATTTTACATACGTCTGGTTTCTTTTTTCTTTTCCCCTTCAAAATTTATATAAATTCTACTTGCAATTTTATATTATCATGAAATTCGATCTTCACGTACATTCCGAGCATTCAAAGGATAGCAATTCAAGCCACAGGGACATTATTGAGGTTGCCCGCAGACGGGGGCTCGACGGGTTTGCTATCTGTGACCACGACACTGTGGAAGGCGGCCTCGCCTGCGCGGAAAAAGCCCTTGAACTCGGCCTTGAAATTACAGTACTCCCTGGGGTGGAAGTGAGTTCTTCAAAAGGGCATATTCTGGTTCTGGGAGTAAAGGAAAATATCGAGCCCCTGCTTAGCCCGGAAGAAACAATCCTGAAGGCAAGGAAACTTGGCGGCACAGTTATTATCCCCCACCCATTCAAACGCAGTTCCCACGGGATAGGAAGTTTCGAAGGGCTTGATATTGATGCGGTTGAGGTCTTCAATTCTCGCTGTCTTTTTAACTCGGCCAACAGGAAAGCCCTGGAAGAAGCAAAAAGGCTCGGAATACCCGGAGTGGCCGGGAGTGATTCCCATATTCCCGAGATGGTGGGGCAGGCATATACTGAAATCGACGCTGAAGAGAATACGGTTGAAGCAGTACTGAAGGCTATCAGGGAAGGGAAAGTCGCCCCTGCAGGGAAAAACACTCCAACTTCAATTATCCTTGAACAGATGTCAGGAAGCGCAAAAAGGAAAATAAAGAGAAAGTTATTCGGAAAATCTTAAAAAACGACTGGAACTATTAATTTTTTAGATAGTATTAACTGTTCTAATATTGCTTGATTTTCCTTTATTTTTACCCTTATCTGTTTTTTCTAGATTTTTCTGGATTTTTCTGGATTTTTTCCGATTTTTCGGATTTATTTTTCGGACTTTTTATCCGGATCTATTTTCTTGATTTGTTTTCTTGAAGTCCAGATTATTCAGTTCCTTTTCATGACTATAAATTTATACAATGCTTTTTATATATTACTCAGGGATTAATCTTCTGTAACCTCTGATTTAAAAATCATTTTTTCCGAAACCGGGAATGCCTGGCTGCTGAAAATGAGCCAGGGTACTGGGGGCTCAGTATTGGAAGGCATGGCTGCTGGAAAATGTATAGGCATATTGTCCCGAATTGAGGCTAAGGCTCTTGACAGATTCTGGAAGGATACTTCTGCAGGCAAATATCCGATAATTGACCTTGAAGGTAATATGGGTTATTCGCTTTCTGACCAGGAAGGCCTTCTGTTTGTCAGGAACGATTTTACATCTTCGGCTTACGAAGAATGCGAATTTGTCTTCGGAAACATATTCCTGCCGGACACTGTCCAGGAACTCTTTTCCGGAGATAAAGTGCTGTTTTTAATGGTATACAGGAAAGAAACCCGGAGTCTTTTATTAGCCGAGCTTGAAGCAGACATCAGGTGCATGCTTGACCTGCCTCATGGGCTTTACTACTTTTTTGCGCTTGTTCTTGACGCAGGAGCCAGAAACCTTCCTGATTCCAGAATTTTTGCAATTGGCCTTCCCTGTAAAGAAAACATGAACCGTCCGGAGCGCGAGAAATTCTATCTCAAACATCCGGCTGACATCCTGGAATTCGTAGACCCTGCCCCTTTAGAAATTAAACGCGGGGGGCCTTTCTACCTTAATATGATTTTAGTAAGTGCCGAGAAAATCCCTGAATGCTCCCTTATTTTTTCCGAATTATGGCAAGAAGAACCCTCGCCTCCCCTTTGAAAAAAATAGTAAAAATAAATATATAGTTGCCAGCCCCAGTAATTTTGAATGCAGCTAAAAACCGAATATGGAAAGATAGATCCCTATATTACAAAAGACGGTTCAATAATCCGTGAACTCATGCACCCCGCAATCCACGGAAATTCCGGACAGAGCCTTGCCGAAGCTACCGTGCCTGCCGGAGGACAAACAATGCTCCACAAACATGCAGTGGCTGAGGAAATCTATCACATCACGGAAGGCTGCGGGATAATGACCCTCGGCGGGCAGGAGTTTGAAATCCGTAAAGGAGATACCGTCTGTATTCTACCCGGAACTCCGCACAGGATAATGAACACCGGTGAAAAAGAACTGAAAATTCTCTGCTGCTGTGCGCCGGCGTATTCGCATGAGGATACGGAATTGATGAAATGATCAGTGGTTTTCTTCTTTTGTCATTTTTACACCTGTCCATCGTAATTTTCAACCTTTCTCCACATACCACTCGTCCCTTGCCTCCACAAGCGCCCTTATATTAGAAAGCGGAGTCCCTGGTGCGATCCCGCATCCCGGCGCAAGAATATCCACACCTGCTGAAAGGCATTGTTTTGCTTCTGCCTTCACGGCATCCGGGGTTCCGAAAAGCAGAGTTCTTGAGGGAGAAACATTTCCGATTAACCTTGCCCTGTCGCCAATAGCCTCTTTTGCAGCTTTCAAGCTCACTTTTTCTTCTATGCTGATAGCTTCGAAACCGCATTCCGAAAGAGTTCTCAGGGAATCTCCAGCATCGCCGCAGATGTGCAGTATCACGGGACCATTTACTTTTCTGCAAAGGCGTTTGTAGAAAGGTTTTACCGAATCTTCAAGGACTGAAGGTGGCATCATTCTTGATCCCACTATTCCGCCGTCGGGCATACAGAGGGCATCTGCTCCGTGGTCGAAAAGTGTGCTTGCATACTCAATACAGAGTTCGGTGCAAGTTTCCATAAATGTATTAAAATAGTCTGGCTTTTTTAGTGCCCAGATAAGGCAGTTTTTAATTTCGGCAATGTGAGTAAAAACTGTCAGAGGACCTTCCATGCCTGCAATCAGGGGAATTTTCCTTCCTTTTTTGTTTTCAATCATATCTACCAGAATTTCAGTTGCTTTGAGGACAGCCGGGATCCTTCCTTTTTCGAGCAGGTTTTCAGGAATCCCTAGATTCTCGGGCCCTTTTGAGAAAGGGTGAGACAGAACCGAGGGCTGAATGTCTTTTGTACCCATTCTTACATCACAGCCCATGGTTTCAGCGAGAACGGTCAGGCAGTAAGGATAGTGGACAGCTTCAAAGCCTGCTATTTCGTGCCATGCAATTGCCAGTTTTGCCATCTTTTCAGGGTCTGAGTGGGCTTCCGGCCAGGCTGCTCCGGTCATGTCCATAAGCTCTACGGTTCCGGTCTGGGTAACAGAAAGGGCAGGGATCCTGTTAACAGGATTTCCGTGAAGGGCGTTAAGAAAGTTTTTCCTGAGGCTTTTTTCCATTTTTCTGGCTCCGGTACTGTTCAAATGAGTACCCTTTTCGAAGGAATACCTTTTCCAAAGAAGTACTTTTTTCAAAGGAACATTTTTAAATTGATTTTTATTTTATTCTGGTTGCATCATTCAAATCTGTTCTCTTTTTGTAGTTACTGCAAATCCGGAAAAACTCTGGTTTTTGATAGTTCCTCCATTTCAATTTCCTCCAGGATTTCAAAAGCAAGGTTTGCTGCAAGTTCATTTTCCGAATCAAGTAAATTCTGCATCTGCTCTTTGTCTTCCTTTGTACAGATCTTCATAAGAGCTCCGGCAGCTTCTGCTTTTACAAAGCGGTTCTGGTCGTAAAGTGTATTTATAAGAGGCTCTATGGCTTTTTTCGGTTTTATCCTGCCAAGAGCTTTTGCAGCAGCCAGCCGTGTGAAATCGTCCTTATCTTCAAGAGCAAGAATAAGAGGAGCAGCTGCACTTTCAGCTTTAATCCTGCCAAGAGCCTCAGCAGCTCCCCATTTTCCTTCATTGTTTTCATCAAGGAGTGCGCTAACAAGAGGCTCCACGGCTTTTCCGGAATGTATTTTCCCGAGAGCGCGCGCGGCTTCACCCTTAACAAAACCAATAGTATCGGAAAGCATTGTATCTATCAGGGGCTCAATCGCTTTTTCGGACCCCGTCTGCCCGAGGGCTTCGGCTGCAAAGCGCCTTACAACAGGGTCATGGGATTTGAGAGCACTGACCAGGCGGGGGACGGCTTTTTCGGAACCGAGGCATGTCAGTATTCCGGCAAGGAGCCTCCTTACTTCATCGTCTTCGTCGTCAAGAGCATTAATCAGGGACTTGAAGGCTCTTTCAGGCATGTTTTTTGATATATTTTCCAGAGACCTTGCTGCTTCTCTCCTTACAAGTTTATCTTTATCCTCAAAGGCACTATCAAGGGAATCGAAGACTTTATCCGACATCTGGTTCCGGTTTCCGTCCGGGTTCATCTGTCCAAGGGCTCTAGCCGCCCCCTGCCTTACAAACTGGTTTTCTGACATAAGTGCCTGGCTGAGCAGCTCAAGGACTCTTTCGGACTCGAGCTGGCCGATAGCCTTTGCTGCTTCTTTCCGTACAAAGCGGTTTTCATCCCCCAGCACAAAAAGAAGCGGGTAGATTGCTTCTCTGAATCTTATCATTCCCAGTGCTTTTGCAGCTTCCAGGCGGACGAAATGGCTTTTGTCGTTGAGCATTCTTACCAGTGCATCGGCAGCCGTTCCTGAATCTGCTATTTCGGGTACTATCTCGCCCAGAGCTTCTGCAGCCGCCTTTCTCACGAATTCATCTTCATCCGAAAGTGCGGAAATAAGGTGCTCGAGTGCTTTATCCGAACACGCCGTTCCAATAGCCTTTGCTGCTTCCCTTCTGACGTAATGGCTTTTATCCTCCAGTATATCCGTGAATCTCTCAGAAACTCTGTCCGATTTTATTTTTCCAAGAGCTTTTGCAGCTATCCACCTGACAAATTCATCTTCGTCCTGAAGGGCAACAAGGAACGGTTCAACGGCTCTTTCAGACCCCATCTGCCCAAGAGCTTCTGCAGCCCCGAGCCTTACGAGCTTATTCTCTTCCTGAAACGCTTTTATAAGTGGGTCTGCCGCTTCCCGCGGGTTTGCTCGGCTAAGAGCTCCTATAGCTCCAAAGCGAACGAAATCATCCTTGGATCCGAGTGCAAGAACGAGAACTTCCAGCGCCTTCTTTGACCCAATCTTCACCAGTGCGTCCGTAGCCTCCAGGCGGACAGCCCGGTTCCTGTCTCCGAGAGCATCTGTAAGTACTTCCACTACTTTTTCGGACCCTATCAAGCTAAGAGCCTTTACGGCTTCTATTCTCACGGAATAATCCTCATCTCCAAGTGCAGCCGTCAGAGGGGCAAGCGCTGTCCTGGATTTCGTTTCTCCAAGAATTCTTACAGCCTCTCTTTTTATGCCTGTATCCCTATTTTCAAGTACTTTTGAACTGGCTTCAATTCCACAGGCACCAAGGCTTCCCAGGCTGTGAATTGTCCTTATTTTTTCCACTGTATATCTACTGTCAAGCCTGGAGGCAAGTGTTAAGCATAATTTCTTTTTTGTTTCAGGGCTTGCTTTTCCTGCACATTTTGAGGCAAGGTCTAAATTCCCACAGGAGATCATGGAATTTACCAGTTCATCCCCTGATTCGACCATCTCAGATGTAAATATAACCGTATTTTTCCACTCCGGGTGCAGGTATGCTTCTGAAATATCCTTTCCTTCATCAAGGAATGTTTTCAGTTTTAAAGCCGCAAAAAATTCCTGAAAAGACCTGTCTATTCCGAACCTTACCTCTGAACGGGTTCTCGACAGCAGGCCAAGTTCAAAACAGGTTCTGAGAAGCCTTCTGGCTTCTGCTTTTTTTGCTTCTGCCTTTTTAATTATTATTTCTTCGCCGGTGCTTATTTCTTCACTCTCTCTTTTAACAGGCGTTTCTCTTTTGACAGGCATGCCGTGCCTGGCATATTTTTCTGCCAGTTCAAGGGCATAACCGTACCTGCATGAAATCTCTTTCCTGCGCTGGATTTTAAATGCCAGGTCCATTAGAAAATTTTCCAGCTCTTTTCTCCATACATCCGCTCCTTCCGTTTTTATACT
This window of the Methanosarcina mazei S-6 genome carries:
- the endA gene encoding tRNA-intron lyase; this translates as MKTQLKGDRVLAGKEAVAELYKTGYFGRPKDDGLELSLVEAAYLQSRGKLDIELEGKLLGFRAFFEQASLRQQNFELKYIVYKDLKERGYYVQPSSADFRVYPRGSHPGKSAAKIFVHVLSERQPLSVKLLQESVASAENVHKQFILAVVDEESDLTFYEIKSASPKGEMPEPFPAVKADATFLEDRVIAWDAEASGALYSRGFYGKMLDPERLQLSLVESLYLFSRGVIVVRDRKGKIFSFEEFVEKASEIEGSFLRKYSAYKALRDSGHVVKTGFKFGTHFRVYRKVESIEKIPHSEYLVNVIPADYEFRLPVMSGAVRLANSVRKRMLFAVEKGEEVEYLDIGRVKM
- a CDS encoding DUF2209 domain-containing protein; the protein is MWDIIAVDISGRHRIKGGYYMVCAAAALTVSADHIEKVKQVKILPVWLKKAPGLLDIVQLIEDTADQLSFEGTIVAEKGDMYNQPLWVPESMFSQAFKYQESMAERRAIELAHHISLSARNLLIKELNIEA
- the hflX gene encoding GTPase HflX is translated as MPADKKTEAESRVILVKRTNPRADPERSEYLFEELKELARAAGYIPVGELTQTRFPDSRYQLGKGKIEELAELVRQKRAGKVIFYNRLSTIQLFNISEICGCQVMDKFQLILEIFAKRATTRRSKLQVELARLKYEIPRARAIVSLVKKEERAGFMGLGDYEDAYEQDLKKRIARIEDELESAGKDDESLRAFRHRKGFSLVALAGYTNAGKSTLFNAIVNESVEARNMLFTTLVPTTRALDLGGRKALLTDTVGFIEELPHWLVDAFKSTLDEIFLSDLILLVVDAGEKPETILQKLSTSHDTLWDRIQGVPIITVLNKIDLLEEAQLEALMEEIGYMAPNPVFVSAKKKIGMQELKDEIIKHLPAWSFYSFSLPNSEKGMSVLSWLYDEGIVHRVEYGERISVDYEAREDIINRIKSLELNPDEQG
- a CDS encoding IS1634-like element ISMma3 family transposase, whose product is MSEKNSSRRVESSLKRTRFLGHLGLMAGVFRELEVDKLIDEKLPKERDHNVPHSVCILAMVLNGLGFIGQRLYLFPDFFKNISTERLFGDNVTREDLNQYAIGETLDRIVKYGPTKLFTEIALHIMARLPIPVHCLHADTTSVSVYGDYEDEETESIDITFGIPKNGRWDLKQFVLSLIVNQHGIPLFMNTHSGNASDKNTILEAINSLKSVLRPESKVYYVADSSFYTDNNIKNIGTSFWISRVPATITEAKELLAANLNLKTLKSDERYSFYQTFVEYGGVKQKWVLLLSHKMKEKKEQTLRTKLDKEFEKAEKSFKKLKGEDFFCEDDALKAAEKWIQDFPSIVFENVDLKAIKKRESGKRGRPSKDEKLKTYYRIDGSLKTNEAFVLKEMEKMGLFILASNDISISPEDMLKYYKGQDNVEKGFRFLKSDTFSISKVYLKKKSRIEALTMIMVLCLMIYSIAEWKLRTKLEEENETVPDQKGKSTKRPTMRWIFFNFQGITELRIQKQGEIESEILNMEDIHWKILRLMGEKYENIYL
- a CDS encoding PHP domain-containing protein, giving the protein MKFDLHVHSEHSKDSNSSHRDIIEVARRRGLDGFAICDHDTVEGGLACAEKALELGLEITVLPGVEVSSSKGHILVLGVKENIEPLLSPEETILKARKLGGTVIIPHPFKRSSHGIGSFEGLDIDAVEVFNSRCLFNSANRKALEEAKRLGIPGVAGSDSHIPEMVGQAYTEIDAEENTVEAVLKAIREGKVAPAGKNTPTSIILEQMSGSAKRKIKRKLFGKS
- a CDS encoding cupin domain-containing protein, which codes for MQLKTEYGKIDPYITKDGSIIRELMHPAIHGNSGQSLAEATVPAGGQTMLHKHAVAEEIYHITEGCGIMTLGGQEFEIRKGDTVCILPGTPHRIMNTGEKELKILCCCAPAYSHEDTELMK
- the mtaA gene encoding methylcobamide:CoM methyltransferase MtaA; amino-acid sequence: MEKSLRKNFLNALHGNPVNRIPALSVTQTGTVELMDMTGAAWPEAHSDPEKMAKLAIAWHEIAGFEAVHYPYCLTVLAETMGCDVRMGTKDIQPSVLSHPFSKGPENLGIPENLLEKGRIPAVLKATEILVDMIENKKGRKIPLIAGMEGPLTVFTHIAEIKNCLIWALKKPDYFNTFMETCTELCIEYASTLFDHGADALCMPDGGIVGSRMMPPSVLEDSVKPFYKRLCRKVNGPVILHICGDAGDSLRTLSECGFEAISIEEKVSLKAAKEAIGDRARLIGNVSPSRTLLFGTPDAVKAEAKQCLSAGVDILAPGCGIAPGTPLSNIRALVEARDEWYVEKG
- a CDS encoding HEAT repeat domain-containing protein — its product is MPETGIKVNEELENYLKNTILEKETVENRNKICDFYVELSARETLTITRRLFEEKLYLVHEFRISQLVEKEKNLLICGEAGSGKTFTLKWLNFIFSRTCLEEKEEYFPLYVTLDSYTKGSFYNYLKSEAKEKGISGTDFRKLLQGKAVLLLDGLDMLSPSDYFSPFKEISDFISDHEDCRYIIASRHGPLGNIKSTFAVCELEKLSDEKTGLFIDNYVPNKRQAKLLKARVLNKINSHPFLRNPFLLQLWIRISIAQMENAGKKRSDREPVPFDSDSIPSSRAELYIDFVSELFMNYRIKADSYGSGNTHPGSIKTEGADVWRKELENFLMDLAFKIQRRKEISCRYGYALELAEKYARHGMPVKRETPVKRESEEISTGEEIIIKKAEAKKAEARRLLRTCFELGLLSRTRSEVRFGIDRSFQEFFAALKLKTFLDEGKDISEAYLHPEWKNTVIFTSEMVESGDELVNSMISCGNLDLASKCAGKASPETKKKLCLTLASRLDSRYTVEKIRTIHSLGSLGACGIEASSKVLENRDTGIKREAVRILGETKSRTALAPLTAALGDEDYSVRIEAVKALSLIGSEKVVEVLTDALGDRNRAVRLEATDALVKIGSKKALEVLVLALGSKDDFVRFGAIGALSRANPREAADPLIKAFQEENKLVRLGAAEALGQMGSERAVEPFLVALQDEDEFVRWIAAKALGKIKSDRVSERFTDILEDKSHYVRREAAKAIGTACSDKALEHLISALSDEDEFVRKAAAEALGEIVPEIADSGTAADALVRMLNDKSHFVRLEAAKALGMIRFREAIYPLLFVLGDENRFVRKEAAKAIGQLESERVLELLSQALMSENQFVRQGAARALGQMNPDGNRNQMSDKVFDSLDSAFEDKDKLVRREAARSLENISKNMPERAFKSLINALDDEDDEVRRLLAGILTCLGSEKAVPRLVSALKSHDPVVRRFAAEALGQTGSEKAIEPLIDTMLSDTIGFVKGEAARALGKIHSGKAVEPLVSALLDENNEGKWGAAEALGRIKAESAAAPLILALEDKDDFTRLAAAKALGRIKPKKAIEPLINTLYDQNRFVKAEAAGALMKICTKEDKEQMQNLLDSENELAANLAFEILEEIEMEELSKTRVFPDLQ